The nucleotide sequence GAAGGAGACCGCCCGAACGTAGAGAGGATACAGGCGACTGGAAAACATGTCACCGGGCTTCGGCCCCGGCACAACTGCTGGAGGGCCAAGCAGATTTTTGCGAAGCGAAAAGAGGACATAAGCGTGTACTAGCGAAGATTTGTCTAAAATGCTTCCTGGTTCCTACTGAACAAATCACGCAGGGAGGAAAACGTGAGATGTGGAAAAAATGGATGCTTTGTGTGCTTACCTTGATCCTGAGTATACCGGTTGTGGCCTGCGAGGCGAATCCTGCAACAGAATCGCAGCCAGCTCAACAGTCTCTTCCCTATCGGATGGAGGTATTGGCTGATCAATTAGATGTGCCGTGGGCGATGGATATAGCCTCGGACGGTCGCTTCTTTTTCACAGAACGGCCTGGCAGAATACGTGTGATCCAGTCAGGCAAGCTGCTGCCGGAGCCGCTCATCTCATTCCCTGCCCCGTTTATAAGCGAGGGAGAAGGCGGGCTGTTGGGCCTTGTGCTCGATCCTGATTTTGCGAATAACCACTACTTGTACATTTACCATACTTACAAAGAGGGACTGGCTACTTTCAATCGTGTCCTGCGACTACGAGAAGCAAACAACTCAGCACAGATTGACAAGGTACTCCTCGACAAAATCCCGGGAAGCTCGATCCACAACGGAGGGCGAATCAAAATCGGTCCGGATCAGCGTCTCTATATTACGACAGGCGATGCGCACGAGCCGAAGCTTGCACAAGATCGGGCAAGTCTCGCCGGAAAAATTTTGCGCATCAATCTGGATGGAACCATTCCTGCCGACAATCCTTTTTCCGGCTCACCTGTATACAGCTATGGACATCGCAATTCGCAAGGCATCGCATGGTATCCGGATACAGGGAGACTCTATAGCTCGGAGCACGGCCAGACTGCACATGATGAGATCAATCGGATCGAGCCGGGGGCCAATTACGGCTGGCCGGTCATTTCTGGTGAACAGCAAAAAGAGGGGATGAAAACCCCCCTCCTGCAAAGCGGTGATACGACATGGGCTCCTTCTGGCATGACGTTTGTATCCAAAGGGCCGTGGAAAGGACAACTGCTCGTAGCGAACCTCAGGGGCAAGCAGCTTCAGAAAATTAGCTTAGACGCTACTCGACCGGATACAGTATTGGAGGCTGGTGCTTTGTTCCAAGACGAGTTCGGACGATTGCGCGATGTGATCGAAGGAAAAGACGGTTCACTCTATTTGTTAACCAACAACCGCGATGGTCGTGGAAATCCGAGAGAAGGGGACGATAAAATTATCCGACTCGTTCCGATCCAGTCGTAGCGGAAGCAATAGCCACGTCTTGTGTTGGTTTCCCCCAAATCCATCGTTGTAAGAGGACAGCGCCTGCGCCAATCGAAGCGATTAACATTCCGACCCATAAAAAAGCAGTGTTTGGACCCCAGATGGTCATAATGACGCCACCGAGCAACGGAGCAATAATGAAAGTGGCGCTCGTCAATGAATCGATAATTCCCCTCACGCGGCCCAGTGCTTGCGGGGGGCTTTCTTTTTGTATCAGATAATTGGCACCGACCGATGTCAGACCTGTTCCGACTCCAGCCAATAGAGCGGGAATCAGCAGCCAATACATGCCATCACCCG is from Brevibacillus brevis and encodes:
- a CDS encoding PQQ-dependent sugar dehydrogenase; this encodes MWKKWMLCVLTLILSIPVVACEANPATESQPAQQSLPYRMEVLADQLDVPWAMDIASDGRFFFTERPGRIRVIQSGKLLPEPLISFPAPFISEGEGGLLGLVLDPDFANNHYLYIYHTYKEGLATFNRVLRLREANNSAQIDKVLLDKIPGSSIHNGGRIKIGPDQRLYITTGDAHEPKLAQDRASLAGKILRINLDGTIPADNPFSGSPVYSYGHRNSQGIAWYPDTGRLYSSEHGQTAHDEINRIEPGANYGWPVISGEQQKEGMKTPLLQSGDTTWAPSGMTFVSKGPWKGQLLVANLRGKQLQKISLDATRPDTVLEAGALFQDEFGRLRDVIEGKDGSLYLLTNNRDGRGNPREGDDKIIRLVPIQS